In Deinococcus radiotolerans, the genomic stretch CGTGCTGGTCCGGCAGGTTCAGCGCCTGCGCTTCCGCTGCGGTCGCCACCGATACGCTGATCACGCTCTCCCCCACCGCCGCCGCGATCCCGTAACGGTCTGCCAGCACCTGGTACAGGGACGCGCCGTCCAGCAGGTCCTGGGCCGCCAGCCCCGGCACCCGCTGCGCCGACAGGTAACTCGTCTCTAGGCAGAACGGCACGTCATCCACCAGCCGCAGGCGCCGGATCACGACCACCGGGCTGCCCGCCGCGACCCCCAGCTTCTCGGCCACCCGACCCGACGCCACGCCCGTCTGAAACTCCAGCAGGCGGCCCCCCGCCCGGCCACCCGTGGCCGCCACCATCTGCGTGATGCTGTGCAGGTGCGCGTGATTCAGCAGCCGCCGGACTTTCGGGCTGCTCACGCGCGTGCCTGCCGTACTGTCCCGCGTGAGCAGCCCCATCCTGACCAGCGCGTCCACCGCGCGGCGCACCGTCATGCGGCTCACGCCCAGGGTCAGGGCCAGCTCGCGCTCGGAGGGCACCTTATCGCCCGGCTGGTACTCGCCGCCCGTCACCAGGTCCTGCAGGTGCTGCTGAACCTTCAGGTACCGCCGTGGTGTTCCGTCATCCGTCATTGCTCCTAGCATGCCGCAGACACCGCGCGCGAATCACCCGGCAGGGCCGAGGCAGCTCGGGAATCGGTGCCAGCCAGATCCCACGCACACGGGCAGGCACGGTCCGGACCAGCGAACTGCTGACCTGTGAGGCCACCAGCTGGAGCGGCTCGTCAAAGACAACCGATGAGGACGTGGGCGGCCCCGGGGAAGACCACAGAGCTGAATGTCCGGTCAGTCCGGGGCCACCTGCGCCAGTGCCGAGAGCGGCCCGAAGATCAGAGCCTGGTGCAGCGACACTCCGGCGAGGACGCCATCGGCAGCAGCCAGGGAGGCGTTGCCGCCGCGGGAGGTCAGGTCCCCCGCCGCATACACGCCCGGTACAGTGGTCTGTCTGGAAGC encodes the following:
- a CDS encoding GntR family transcriptional regulator translates to MTDDGTPRRYLKVQQHLQDLVTGGEYQPGDKVPSERELALTLGVSRMTVRRAVDALVRMGLLTRDSTAGTRVSSPKVRRLLNHAHLHSITQMVAATGGRAGGRLLEFQTGVASGRVAEKLGVAAGSPVVVIRRLRLVDDVPFCLETSYLSAQRVPGLAAQDLLDGASLYQVLADRYGIAAAVGESVISVSVATAAEAQALNLPDQHAVLLYRSVVQDTQGQPFEYLTSVNHPNLVVFNIGEGRSAPSS